The following proteins are co-located in the Lagenorhynchus albirostris chromosome 4, mLagAlb1.1, whole genome shotgun sequence genome:
- the NAP1L5 gene encoding nucleosome assembly protein 1-like 5 — MADSENQGPAEPSQAAAAAAAEEEVMAEGGAQGGDSDSASGDSDGAVGQTAEEPQTPAENAPKPRNDFIESLPNSVKCRVLALKKLQKRCDKIEAKFDKEFQALEKKYNDIYKPLLAKIQELTGEMEGCAWTLEGDDEELEDEEYEEEEGEPAAEAAAAAARDEGPHSAVSDDAQK, encoded by the coding sequence ATGGCCGACTCGGAGAACCAGGGCCCCGCGGAGCCGAgccaggcggcggcggcggcggcggcggaggaggaGGTAATGGCGGAAGGCGGTGCGCAGGGGGGAGATTCTGACAGCGCGTCCGGCGACTCCGACGGCGCGGTCGGTCAGACGGCTGAGGAGCCCCAGACGCCTGCAGAGAATGCACCGAAGCCTAGAAATGACTTTATCGAGAGCCTACCTAACTCGGTGAAATGCCGAGTCCTGGCCCTCAAAAAGCTGCAGAAGCGGTGCGATAAGATAGAAGCCAAATTTGATAAGGAATTCCAGGCTCTGGAGAAGAAGTATAACGACATCTATAAGCCCTTACTCGCTAAGATCCAGGAGCTCACCGGTGAGATGGAGGGGTGTGCGTGGACCTTAGAGGGTGACGACGAGGAGTTGGAGGATGAAGAGtacgaggaggaggagggagagcctGCGGCGGAGGCGGCGGCTGCTGCCGCCAGAGATGAGGGTCCCCACTCTGCAGTGTCTGACGACGCCCAGAAATAA